The Paenibacillus dendritiformis region CCGGTTACTTTATTTGACCGGAACTTTTATCCCATATCGGCGACCGACCCGGATCTGGTGCAGTTTGAGGTGCTGGATCACGAGGAAGTGGATGGTGCCCGCATCGATACGGAATTTGCTTGTTACCGGCAGCGCGTGCTCTACCCGGAATGGGGGGGACGAACGTGCGAGCATCTTGTTGTTCCGGTAGAAACAGTAAATCATATCAAGATACATCTCGTTATCCATGAGACGCGCAAAACCGTGGAAGCGCTTGATTTCATTGCTATTGAAAACGCAGCTACCTCCTTGTCGCTCGATCTCGTCAAGCAATATGCCGTAGCCGAAGTGGAGATGAAATTCAAAGACGACTTAATCGATGATCTGCTCAACGCCAAGATCGAATCGCTGCAGAGCGTATACCAGAGGGCCAATTTGATTGGCTGGGATTTGAACAAGACCTATGTCGTCGTGCTGTTCCGGCTGCAGATTGTGGATGGTTACGATGAGAAGGAACTGGATCTGTACAGTCTTCATCATCCATATCAGCGCTTGCTGTATGATATGATTCAGCGGCAGCTACCGGAAGGCACCATCCGGATCCGTAACGATCAGCTCGTTGTACTGTGGGGGATCGAGACTCCTCCAGCTGATAAAACAGCCTCCTTGCGCATGATAAAGGCGGCAGCCAGGAACATCCAGCACACATTTTGCAAACGAATTCAAAGCATCGATCTGCAGGTTGGGATCGGGAATGCGGCCCATGCGATATCGGAGCTGCCCCGCAGCTATAAGGAAGCCCAAGATGCATTGCAGCTTGGGACATTGATTAATGGCAATTCCGCGATTTCGGCCTTTGCGGATTTGGGCATATACCGCTTGCTCTGTCAAATCGAAGATGCCGACGAACTCGCAAAGTTCATTCCGCTATCATTAAAGAAATTGCTGGCCTACAAACAGCCGAACCGGGAAGATTTAATCAAAACGCTGCAGACGTTTTTAGAGCATCACCAAAACGCCGCCAAAACAGCCGAGGAGCTGTACGTCCACTATAAGACCGTGACCTACCGGATTGAACGGATCAAGGAGATCACCGGCATGGATATGGATGACCCGGATGAGATGCTGTCGGTCCAAGTCGGATTGAAAATTCTCGTCTTGCTCAACGATCATCCTGTCGCATCGCATCCAGAGCTTGTGGGCGTGTAGTCAAGACAACATACGGCCTTCACCATCCAGGCTCCGCTTAAGGAGAGCCATCGAGCTCTTTGTTAGCGGAGTTTTTGGCATATCAAAAGCTAGAGAACACAAATATGTGACGCCTCTTATAAACAATCTCCCATCGGGTCAGGAAAGCGACTATGCCCGGAGTTTCTTATGATCAATCTCCCATCGGGTCAGGAAAGCGACTATGCCCGGAGCTTCTTATGACCACTCTCCCATCGAGTCAGGAAAGCGTATATGCATGGAGTTCCTTATGACCACTCTCCCATCGACTCAGGAAAGAGTATATGCCCGGAGCTTCTTATGATCAATCTCCCATCGGGTCAGGAAAGCGTATATGCATGGAGTTTCTT contains the following coding sequences:
- a CDS encoding PucR family transcriptional regulator, with protein sequence MEFRVKDLLQIDTLKQAFVVSGKQGLNNLVRGVTIIEAPDIAEWINGGELLLTSLYPLQSFDYSEQQTFMAQLSDKKVSALVIKTGRFVHDIPSGIIEASERLHLPIIQIPKQVPYREIMYPVMELLFNNQVVKLKYFKEVHDRFIALTLANKGAENIIMSLKKLIGNPVTLFDRNFYPISATDPDLVQFEVLDHEEVDGARIDTEFACYRQRVLYPEWGGRTCEHLVVPVETVNHIKIHLVIHETRKTVEALDFIAIENAATSLSLDLVKQYAVAEVEMKFKDDLIDDLLNAKIESLQSVYQRANLIGWDLNKTYVVVLFRLQIVDGYDEKELDLYSLHHPYQRLLYDMIQRQLPEGTIRIRNDQLVVLWGIETPPADKTASLRMIKAAARNIQHTFCKRIQSIDLQVGIGNAAHAISELPRSYKEAQDALQLGTLINGNSAISAFADLGIYRLLCQIEDADELAKFIPLSLKKLLAYKQPNREDLIKTLQTFLEHHQNAAKTAEELYVHYKTVTYRIERIKEITGMDMDDPDEMLSVQVGLKILVLLNDHPVASHPELVGV